DNA sequence from the Anaerolineae bacterium genome:
GATCTGGTCATTAGCAACAAGAGCGCGTTCTGTCATGGGATCGTCACGCCGCCGGAGACGCTGCACATCTGCTATTGCTTAACGCCGACCCGGTTCGTATGGATGTACCAGTCGTATCGCCAGCGGGAGGGCTTCGGTGGCTTCTTCGATGCGGTTTTGCGCCTGTTGATGCCATGGTTGCGGCTGTGGGATCAGGCCGCTGCGCAGCGGGTAGATCAGTTCGCAGCGATCTCGCGGATAGTCCAGCAGCGAATTCGCAAGTTCTACCGTCGTGACAGCGAGGTCATCTATCCGCCGGTGAATACGGACCACTTCCGCCCCTCGGGTCGGCCTCCTGGTGACTATTTTCTCATTGTCTCGCGCCTGATCCCATATAAGCGCATTGATCTGGCAGTGGAGGTATTTACGCAGCTAAGGCTGCCGCTCTGGATTGTCGGAGATGGGCGTGATCGGCCGGCCCTCGAACGGAAAGCTGGTGCCAATGTGCGTTTTCTGGGCCGGGTTAGCGACGAAGAGCTGGTCACGCTCCTGCAAGGATGTCGGGCGTTCGTCCTACCGGGGTTGGAGGATTTCGGCATAGCGCCATTAGAGGCAATGGCTTGTGGCCGTCCAGTGATCGCTTATGCAGGCGGCGGCGCGCTGGACACGGTGATCGAGGGCAAGACGGGGGTGTTCTTTCGCGAGCAGACGCCAGAGGCTCTGGCACAGGCGGTACGGTCTTTCGACCCGGGTGATTTCGACCCGGCAGCATGTCGGGCACAGGCTGAGCGCTTCAGCCGGCCAATTTTTCAACGAGAGATCAAAGCCTTTATCGAGCGGCAGTGGTCGTTATATCGTTCATAAAGGGAGTATAATGACGAAGCCACTGGAAGTATCGTCGGAAGCGATAGCCGCCTACCGAGCCACGCTGCGATTGCAACTGATCTTCGAACAGACATCACAGGAATTGCTAGCCTTTGCCAATTGCTTAGAGTGGTTGGCGACTGGGAGTTGACGTGGAACTGCGCGCCTATTGGGCCATCGTTCGGCGGCGATGGTGGCTTCCCGTCGTCATCGTGGCGCTGACGGCGCTTTGGTGGTTGGCCGCCGAGCGGCCATGGCGGCCGAGATCTGTCACTTACACCACCTCGCTCAGCTTCACCGTAGGCGTGAAGCTGGAGCCGCGCACTGGCGACTACTACACGTATGATCGCTACTACACCTGGCTGGCGGCGGAATACCTGGCCGATGACCTGAGCGAGATCGTGCGACGCAGCGCTTTCGCTGCCGCGGTGAGCCGGCGCTTGGCCGATCAGGGTATTGCTGTGCCGCCAGGTGCCATCCAGGGAAGCACGCAGGCTGGCAAGTTGCACCGGCTGTTAACGCTTTCCATTTCATGGGGAGATCCCAGCCAACTGGCGGCGATCGCCGACGCGGCGGCTGAGGTGCTCAGCGAGGAGGCCGGCACCTTTCTGCCGCAGACGTTGGCGGACGAGGTGGAGACACGTCTGGTGGATCGGGGAGCCATTGTACCGGTTAGCCCGGGGCTGCGGGAACGGCTGGACCTGCCCCTGCGTTTATTCCTAGGATTAATGGCAGGGCTGGCATTGGCATTCCTGCTGGACTATTTAGACGACAGCGTGCGCAGTCGAGCCGATCTAGAGGCGTTGGGGATTGCAGTCGTGGGAGAGATCCCGCGATGGAAAGGAAAGCGGAGAAAGTAGGCGCAGAGGGATAGGGATACCTCCTTTGCGCTAGGTAAGGGGGAAACGATGGAGCTGCGAGACTATCTGCGAATCCTACGAAAGCGTGGTTGGATCATCCTGGTGATCGCTGTGCTGGCGGCAGTGGGCGCTTTCGGGCTTAGCCAACTACAGGCGCCCGTATACCGTGCCAGTGTGAAGCTCAGCGTCGAGCCGGCTCGCTATGACTGGGGGCTGAGCAACACTGTCAAGGATATCCTGCGCAACTATGTGCTGAACCTGCGAACGCATAAAATGGCCAATCGCGTGATCGAGCGCGCCCAACTGGACATGAACTCCTATCAGTTCCTAGAGCGGGTGACGGTCTCCTCGGATTCTTCGAACTTCAGCTTACAGATCGACGCGGAGAGTCGCTCGCCAGAGGAGGCCAAGCTGATGGCGCAGACGCTGGCGCAGGAGTTTGTAGAGGATCGCCAGCGTTGGAATCAAGAACAGGACAAGCGCGATCGCATCGAGGTCAAGATCGTAGACGACGTGCGCGATGCGCCCCAGGTGCGTCCAAAGCCGCTGTTAAACGCCATTGCTGCCGCGCTTCTGGGCGCGCTGGTAGGAGGCCTGGTCGTCTTCTTCCTGGAATGGCTGGAGGCGGACATCCT
Encoded proteins:
- a CDS encoding glycosyltransferase; this translates as MRRADLKIAIVHDWLNQAGGAEQVLEALKELYPDAPVYTSIYDRKRMPPVYQSWDIRTSFMQRLPGVARNHQWYLLLYPLAFEGFDFSGYDLVISNKSAFCHGIVTPPETLHICYCLTPTRFVWMYQSYRQREGFGGFFDAVLRLLMPWLRLWDQAAAQRVDQFAAISRIVQQRIRKFYRRDSEVIYPPVNTDHFRPSGRPPGDYFLIVSRLIPYKRIDLAVEVFTQLRLPLWIVGDGRDRPALERKAGANVRFLGRVSDEELVTLLQGCRAFVLPGLEDFGIAPLEAMACGRPVIAYAGGGALDTVIEGKTGVFFREQTPEALAQAVRSFDPGDFDPAACRAQAERFSRPIFQREIKAFIERQWSLYRS
- a CDS encoding Wzz/FepE/Etk N-terminal domain-containing protein codes for the protein MELRDYLRILRKRGWIILVIAVLAAVGAFGLSQLQAPVYRASVKLSVEPARYDWGLSNTVKDILRNYVLNLRTHKMANRVIERAQLDMNSYQFLERVTVSSDSSNFSLQIDAESRSPEEAKLMAQTLAQEFVEDRQRWNQEQDKRDRIEVKIVDDVRDAPQVRPKPLLNAIAAALLGALVGGLVVFFLEWLEADILRSPESVERVLGVPVLGAIPSQLGEQKRQRRMARRYREIAQPTT